In one Pseudomonas sp. SG20056 genomic region, the following are encoded:
- a CDS encoding glycine zipper domain-containing protein has translation MRKPVLLAASFAALALLGGCASSLTGDTYSRDEARTVQTVRMGTIEALRPVKIEGTKTPIGAGAGAVIGGVAGSSVGGGRGSAVAAVIGAVAGGLLGAMTEEGLTRTQGVEITVLEDDGSMRAYVQAVEENQIFRVGERVRIMTVNGTSRVTH, from the coding sequence ATGCGTAAACCCGTTCTGTTGGCTGCCTCGTTTGCCGCGCTGGCCCTGTTGGGTGGCTGCGCCTCCAGCCTGACCGGCGACACCTACTCGCGCGACGAAGCACGCACCGTGCAGACCGTGCGTATGGGCACCATCGAAGCGTTGCGCCCAGTGAAGATCGAAGGCACGAAAACCCCGATCGGCGCAGGTGCCGGTGCGGTAATCGGCGGTGTGGCGGGTAGCAGCGTCGGTGGCGGGCGTGGCAGCGCGGTGGCCGCAGTGATCGGTGCAGTGGCCGGTGGTCTACTGGGGGCGATGACCGAGGAAGGTCTGACCCGTACCCAGGGCGTGGAAATCACCGTGCTGGAGGATGACGGCAGCATGCGTGCCTACGTCCAGGCGGTCGAAGAGAATCAGATTTTCCGCGTCGGCGAGCGTGTGCGCATCATGACCGTGAATGGCACCAGCCGCGTTACTCACTGA
- a CDS encoding serine hydrolase domain-containing protein, with amino-acid sequence MQIQGYFDLKFEALRDAFAALFDEPQERGMALCVQIGGETVVDLWAGVADKDGQQAWHSDTILNLFSCTKTFTAVTALQLVGEGKLELDAPVARYWPEFAAAGKDKITLRHLLSHQAGLPALREMLPAEALYDWQAMTTALAAEQPWWALGEGHGYAPITYGWLVGEVLRRVEGLGPGESIVARTAKPLGLDFHVGLADEEFDRVAVISRGKGNFGDAAAQRLLKTMMSEPAAMSTRAFTNPPSIMTSTNKPEWRRMQQPAANGHGNARSLAGFYSGLLDGQLLESELLAELTREHAVGEDKTLLTRTRFGLGCMLDQPEVANATYGMGPRAFGHPGAGGSIGFADPERDVAFGFVTNNLGPFVLMDPRAQKLARLLADCL; translated from the coding sequence GTGCAGATACAGGGTTATTTCGACCTCAAGTTCGAAGCGCTGAGAGACGCTTTTGCGGCACTGTTCGATGAGCCGCAAGAGCGCGGCATGGCCCTCTGCGTGCAAATCGGCGGCGAAACCGTAGTGGATCTGTGGGCCGGGGTTGCCGACAAGGATGGTCAGCAGGCCTGGCACAGCGACACCATTCTTAACCTGTTTTCCTGCACCAAGACCTTTACTGCAGTTACCGCGCTGCAACTGGTGGGCGAGGGTAAGCTCGAACTGGATGCACCGGTCGCGCGCTACTGGCCCGAGTTCGCCGCCGCCGGCAAGGACAAGATCACCCTGCGCCACTTGCTCAGCCATCAGGCCGGGCTGCCAGCCTTGCGCGAGATGTTGCCGGCCGAAGCCTTATACGACTGGCAGGCGATGACCACGGCGCTGGCTGCCGAGCAGCCCTGGTGGGCTCTGGGTGAGGGCCATGGTTACGCGCCGATTACCTATGGCTGGCTGGTGGGTGAAGTGTTGCGCCGGGTTGAAGGGCTCGGGCCGGGCGAGTCCATCGTCGCGCGCACGGCCAAACCACTGGGTCTGGATTTTCATGTCGGTCTGGCCGATGAAGAGTTCGACCGGGTGGCAGTCATCTCCCGTGGCAAGGGCAACTTTGGCGATGCGGCTGCCCAGCGCTTGCTCAAGACCATGATGAGCGAACCGGCAGCCATGAGTACGCGGGCCTTTACCAACCCGCCGTCGATCATGACCAGTACCAATAAACCTGAGTGGCGACGCATGCAGCAGCCTGCAGCGAATGGCCATGGCAATGCCCGTAGTCTGGCCGGTTTTTACAGCGGTCTGCTGGATGGTCAGTTGCTGGAAAGCGAGTTGCTGGCTGAGCTGACCCGTGAACATGCAGTGGGCGAAGACAAGACCCTGCTGACCCGCACCCGCTTCGGTCTGGGCTGCATGCTGGATCAGCCCGAGGTTGCCAACGCCACCTATGGCATGGGGCCGCGCGCCTTTGGCCACCCTGGAGCCGGCGGTTCCATTGGCTTTGCCGACCCGGAGCGAGATGTTGCCTTCGGTTTTGTCACCAACAACCTAGGACCGTTCGTCTTGATGGACCCCCGTGCGCAGAAACTTGCGCGTCTATTGGCTGATTGTTTATAG
- a CDS encoding beta-agarase, producing the protein MDAVQVTTQDADLPNRIGEPTPQGEVLRRVTFHAAEQPSLRLTPQDGSWDWSQQTQVSLRVQNAMDWALTLDVLIESTDGQRLNTRIALPAGPAQTLLIPLQAVSPRDHGMRAGVPMPWTHKGQRLLLADTVTGALDLSKVSAVTLSMPQPKTAQHILISQFGVSTEKLSAAAYAGIVDSYGQYTRADWPGKVKNDAQLQQAVAQEQKQLHSWLAERPAHDKFAGWTGGMPFEASGFFRTEKRDGRWYLVTPEGHPFYSLGVNAVTAQQSATYVEGREAMFAGLPQPGEVLAAYFGTSDSRSDTGANQGRAFASGRWFDFYKANLQRSYGQVDPAAWRTLSQDRLQAWGFNTLGNWSEPSFGGDTRMPFSIPLSIHGDYATISTGVDWWGAMPDPFDPRFAMATERAVAIASRDHRDNPWLLGYFADNELAWAGPADDPNGRYALAYATLRLTTDVSAKRAFLKQLRDKYRNQNGLSRAWGIELSAWELMEDPGFKAPLPSAEYPAIEKDMQAFLRLYAETYFKTIADSLEWHAPNHLLLGGRFASSIPEAVNACATFCDVLSFNFYTREPQHGYDFAALRQLDKPLMVTEFHFGSRDRGPFWGGVAEVYKEEERGPAYAHFLAKALEEPQIVGVHWFQYLDQPVTGRLLDGENGHLGLVAITDRPWDGFVKAVRKANLDVPKTLLKPVTAPDSKAP; encoded by the coding sequence ATGGATGCCGTGCAGGTCACAACACAGGATGCCGATCTGCCCAACCGCATTGGCGAGCCCACTCCGCAAGGCGAAGTGCTGCGGCGGGTGACCTTCCATGCAGCTGAACAGCCGAGCCTAAGGTTGACCCCGCAAGACGGTAGCTGGGACTGGTCGCAGCAAACGCAGGTGAGCCTGCGTGTGCAGAACGCCATGGACTGGGCGCTGACTCTGGATGTGCTGATCGAGAGCACTGACGGTCAGCGGCTGAACACGCGTATTGCCTTGCCTGCCGGGCCTGCGCAAACCCTGTTGATTCCTTTGCAGGCAGTCTCGCCCCGCGATCACGGCATGCGTGCCGGCGTACCGATGCCCTGGACGCATAAAGGCCAGCGCCTGCTGTTGGCGGACACGGTCACGGGTGCGCTGGACCTGAGCAAGGTCAGCGCGGTCACTCTATCCATGCCGCAGCCGAAAACCGCGCAACATATTCTGATCAGTCAGTTTGGCGTGAGTACCGAGAAGCTTTCGGCAGCGGCCTATGCTGGCATCGTCGACAGTTACGGCCAGTACACGCGCGCCGATTGGCCGGGCAAGGTAAAGAATGACGCGCAACTGCAGCAGGCGGTGGCCCAGGAGCAGAAGCAACTGCACAGCTGGTTGGCCGAGCGCCCTGCACATGACAAGTTTGCAGGCTGGACCGGCGGGATGCCGTTTGAGGCGAGCGGCTTCTTTCGCACCGAGAAGCGCGATGGCCGCTGGTACCTGGTAACGCCAGAGGGCCATCCGTTCTACTCGCTGGGCGTCAATGCGGTCACCGCGCAGCAGAGCGCCACCTACGTCGAGGGGCGTGAGGCGATGTTTGCCGGGTTGCCGCAACCGGGTGAGGTACTGGCGGCCTATTTCGGCACGTCCGACAGCCGCAGCGACACCGGTGCCAACCAGGGCCGGGCGTTTGCCAGCGGGCGCTGGTTCGATTTCTACAAGGCCAACCTGCAGCGCAGCTACGGTCAGGTTGACCCCGCGGCCTGGCGTACGCTGAGCCAGGACCGTTTGCAGGCCTGGGGTTTCAATACCCTGGGGAACTGGAGTGAGCCGTCCTTTGGCGGCGATACCCGCATGCCGTTCAGCATTCCGCTGTCGATTCATGGCGATTACGCCACCATCAGCACTGGCGTCGATTGGTGGGGCGCGATGCCTGATCCGTTCGACCCGCGCTTTGCCATGGCCACCGAGCGCGCGGTGGCGATTGCCTCGCGTGATCACCGCGACAATCCCTGGCTGCTGGGCTATTTCGCCGATAACGAATTGGCCTGGGCCGGCCCGGCGGATGACCCCAACGGCCGTTACGCCCTGGCGTACGCCACGCTGCGCCTGACCACCGATGTGTCGGCCAAGCGCGCCTTCCTCAAGCAGCTGCGCGACAAGTATCGCAATCAGAATGGCCTGTCCCGCGCCTGGGGTATCGAGCTGTCGGCCTGGGAGTTGATGGAAGATCCTGGCTTTAAGGCGCCGCTGCCAAGCGCCGAGTACCCGGCCATCGAGAAAGACATGCAGGCATTCTTGCGTCTGTATGCCGAGACCTACTTCAAAACCATTGCCGATTCGCTTGAGTGGCACGCGCCTAATCACTTGCTGCTGGGGGGGCGTTTCGCCAGCAGCATCCCCGAGGCGGTGAATGCCTGTGCGACCTTCTGCGATGTGTTGAGCTTCAACTTCTATACCCGTGAGCCGCAGCACGGCTATGACTTTGCTGCCCTGCGCCAGCTGGACAAACCGTTGATGGTCACCGAGTTCCACTTCGGCTCGCGTGACCGTGGGCCGTTCTGGGGCGGAGTTGCCGAGGTTTATAAGGAAGAAGAGCGCGGGCCGGCCTATGCGCATTTCCTGGCCAAGGCCCTGGAAGAGCCGCAGATCGTCGGTGTGCACTGGTTCCAGTACCTCGATCAGCCGGTCACCGGGCGTCTGCTGGACGGTGAGAACGGTCATTTGGGTCTGGTTGCCATTACTGATCGGCCTTGGGATGGCTTTGTCAAAGCAGTGCGCAAAGCCAACCTTGATGTGCCTAAAACGCTGCTAAAGCCTGTAACTGCGCCAGATTCTAAGGCTCCGTAG
- a CDS encoding OmpA family protein gives MLANKSLAIALCVLISGCSLFEKSEKPAPKVVPMPPPAVTQAWLDVYEPKVREAIKGTHFEFERRENLLVVTAPVQGSFNPDRPHMMLPTTLGPLSRMAKLLESDETIGVLILGHADSSGEVSANRELSHQRARAFTSIFRLSGLKQNRLMVKGLGSDMPRAANDSQQGRALNRRVEILLTSKATLNALISKYSQPAPAPAAAVAAAKPAADKSAKTVAKADKPASSQ, from the coding sequence ATGCTCGCCAATAAATCTCTCGCCATCGCTCTGTGTGTACTGATCAGCGGTTGCAGCCTTTTCGAAAAATCCGAAAAGCCAGCGCCGAAAGTGGTGCCAATGCCGCCACCAGCAGTCACTCAGGCCTGGTTGGATGTGTACGAGCCGAAGGTGCGTGAAGCGATCAAAGGTACCCATTTCGAGTTCGAGCGCCGCGAAAACCTGCTAGTCGTCACTGCACCGGTGCAGGGGTCGTTCAACCCGGACCGTCCCCACATGATGCTGCCAACCACCCTCGGCCCGCTGAGCCGCATGGCCAAGCTGCTGGAAAGCGATGAAACCATCGGTGTGCTGATTCTCGGCCACGCCGACAGCAGCGGTGAAGTAAGTGCCAACCGTGAGTTGAGCCACCAGCGCGCTCGAGCGTTCACCTCGATTTTCCGCCTCAGCGGTCTCAAGCAGAACCGTCTGATGGTTAAAGGCCTGGGTTCGGACATGCCGCGTGCCGCCAACGACAGTCAGCAAGGCCGTGCGTTGAACCGCCGGGTGGAAATCCTCCTGACCTCGAAAGCCACCCTCAACGCGCTGATCTCCAAGTACAGCCAACCTGCACCGGCACCCGCTGCTGCGGTAGCCGCTGCCAAGCCTGCCGCTGACAAGAGTGCGAAAACCGTAGCCAAGGCTGATAAGCCAGCCAGCAGCCAGTAA
- a CDS encoding monovalent cation/H+ antiporter subunit A: protein MTLALIIALPFLGIFLPLLAERLGRSACAAAAGVAPLTALVLLLSQQSAVFAGELLKVKLEWLPALGLNLSLRLDGLGFLFALLILGIGLLVILYARYYLSKKEPMGRFFAFLLLFMGAMLGVVLSENLLLMLMFWELTSLSSFLLIGFWGARSDARKGARMALAVTGGGGLALFAGILLIGHIAGSFELSQVLAAGYAIRAHELYPLALILVLLGVFTKSAQFPFHFWLPHAMAAPTPVSAYLHSATMVKAGVFLLARLYPALAGSEWWFYLVSITGLVTLLVGAGMALFQHDLKGLLAYSTISHLGLITLLFGLDTRLAAVAAVFHIINHATFKASLFMAAGIIDHETGSRDMRRINGMWKYMPHTAVLAMVAASAMAGVPLLNGFLSKEMFFTETLNQHLLGSFNWVIPAAATLAGVFSVAYSLRFIHDVFFNGEPVDLPHYPPHEPPRYMKVPVEILVFLCLLVGIVPAYTVAPLLAAAAAATLGGEVPSYSLAIWHGFNLPLLMSFIALFGGILVYVFRQPLFRWYAGLPSVDAKLLFEQAVQVLVKLCAVFTQWLENASLQRYLALLLAAALLVVTQGLSSLPQISGPLAMTEIDGITALGLGIMALSALVTVVFHRQRLVSLLMLSVVGLMVALAFARYSAPDLALTQLSVEVVTIILLMLALFFLPAHTRIESSSLRGLRDFTLAVGSGVMVAMLVFAVLTRPYDSISAFFLENSVPGGGGTNVVNVILVDFRGFDTMGEVTVLAIAAVGIFALLDGLRLFQPKVDAQGRSWARDRHPLILATLSRVLLPMALLVSVFIFLRGHNLPGGGFIAGLVTAVALILQYVASGVQWTQSRLPLNYQGMAGLGVMIAGLTGLGSWLFDRPFLTSAFGHFHIPLIGEIELATALLFDLGVYLTVVGATLLILANLGKLTQEKAAQEVL from the coding sequence ATGACGCTTGCGCTGATTATCGCCTTGCCATTTCTCGGCATCTTTCTGCCTTTGCTGGCCGAGCGCCTGGGTCGTTCCGCCTGCGCTGCAGCGGCAGGCGTGGCGCCGCTGACGGCCCTGGTATTGCTGCTCTCGCAGCAGTCTGCGGTGTTCGCTGGCGAACTGCTCAAGGTCAAGCTGGAGTGGTTGCCGGCCTTGGGCCTGAACCTCAGCCTGCGCCTGGATGGTTTGGGTTTTCTGTTTGCCCTGCTGATTCTCGGTATTGGCCTTCTGGTCATTCTTTACGCACGCTACTACCTGTCGAAGAAGGAGCCGATGGGACGTTTCTTCGCCTTCCTCCTGTTGTTCATGGGCGCCATGCTCGGCGTGGTGCTCTCGGAAAACCTGCTGCTGATGTTGATGTTCTGGGAACTGACCAGCCTATCGTCGTTCCTGCTGATCGGTTTCTGGGGCGCCCGTTCGGATGCCCGCAAAGGCGCGCGCATGGCCCTGGCCGTGACTGGCGGCGGTGGCCTGGCGCTATTCGCCGGCATTCTATTGATCGGCCATATCGCCGGCAGCTTCGAGTTGTCCCAAGTGCTGGCTGCCGGTTACGCGATCCGCGCCCATGAGCTGTACCCGCTGGCGCTGATTCTGGTGCTGCTGGGCGTGTTCACCAAGTCGGCGCAGTTCCCGTTCCATTTCTGGCTGCCCCATGCGATGGCCGCTCCGACGCCGGTCTCGGCCTATTTGCACTCGGCGACCATGGTCAAGGCCGGGGTGTTTCTCCTGGCGCGTCTGTACCCGGCGCTGGCAGGGTCGGAGTGGTGGTTCTACCTGGTCAGCATCACCGGTCTGGTGACCTTGCTGGTCGGCGCCGGTATGGCGCTGTTTCAGCATGACCTCAAGGGCCTGCTGGCCTATTCGACCATCAGCCACCTGGGCCTGATTACCTTGCTGTTCGGATTGGACACACGCTTGGCCGCCGTGGCCGCGGTGTTCCACATTATCAACCACGCCACCTTCAAGGCTTCGCTGTTTATGGCGGCGGGAATTATTGACCACGAAACCGGCAGTCGCGATATGCGGCGCATCAACGGCATGTGGAAGTACATGCCGCATACGGCCGTACTGGCGATGGTCGCGGCCTCGGCGATGGCCGGGGTGCCGCTGCTCAACGGCTTCCTGAGCAAGGAAATGTTCTTTACCGAAACGCTCAATCAGCACCTGCTGGGCAGCTTCAATTGGGTGATTCCGGCGGCGGCAACCCTGGCTGGGGTGTTCTCGGTGGCCTATTCGCTGCGTTTTATCCACGACGTGTTCTTCAACGGCGAGCCGGTCGACCTGCCGCATTACCCGCCGCATGAACCGCCGCGCTACATGAAAGTCCCCGTGGAGATTCTGGTGTTCCTTTGCCTGCTGGTCGGGATTGTGCCGGCCTACACCGTAGCGCCACTGCTTGCCGCAGCCGCTGCGGCAACCCTGGGCGGTGAAGTGCCGAGTTACAGCCTGGCGATCTGGCACGGTTTCAACTTGCCGCTGCTGATGAGTTTTATCGCCCTGTTCGGCGGGATTCTAGTGTACGTGTTCCGTCAGCCTCTATTTCGCTGGTATGCCGGGCTGCCGAGTGTGGATGCCAAGCTGCTGTTTGAGCAGGCTGTGCAGGTGCTGGTGAAGCTGTGTGCGGTGTTCACCCAGTGGCTGGAAAACGCTTCACTGCAGCGTTATCTGGCGTTGCTGTTGGCTGCGGCACTCTTGGTAGTGACGCAAGGGCTGAGTTCGTTGCCGCAGATCAGCGGGCCGCTAGCGATGACCGAGATCGACGGCATCACCGCCCTGGGCCTGGGCATCATGGCCCTGTCCGCGCTGGTGACGGTGGTGTTCCATCGTCAGCGCCTGGTTTCGCTGTTGATGCTTAGCGTGGTCGGGTTGATGGTGGCACTGGCCTTCGCCCGCTATTCGGCGCCGGATCTGGCCCTGACCCAGCTGTCGGTAGAGGTGGTGACCATTATTCTGCTGATGCTTGCGCTGTTCTTCCTGCCGGCGCATACCCGCATCGAGTCCAGCAGCCTGCGCGGCCTGCGCGATTTCACCCTGGCGGTGGGCAGCGGGGTGATGGTGGCGATGCTGGTGTTCGCCGTGCTGACACGCCCATACGACAGTATTTCGGCGTTCTTCCTGGAGAACAGCGTGCCGGGCGGCGGCGGCACCAACGTGGTCAACGTGATTCTGGTGGACTTCCGCGGCTTCGATACCATGGGCGAGGTCACCGTGCTGGCGATTGCCGCCGTCGGCATCTTCGCGCTGCTCGACGGCCTGCGCCTGTTCCAGCCGAAGGTCGACGCGCAGGGCCGCAGTTGGGCGCGTGACCGCCATCCGCTGATTCTCGCCACTCTGTCGCGGGTGCTGTTGCCGATGGCGCTGCTGGTCTCGGTGTTTATCTTCCTGCGTGGCCACAACCTGCCGGGCGGCGGCTTTATCGCCGGTCTGGTAACGGCCGTTGCGCTGATCCTGCAATACGTCGCCAGCGGGGTGCAGTGGACGCAGTCGCGCCTGCCGCTGAATT
- the pdxH gene encoding pyridoxamine 5'-phosphate oxidase: protein MTQTLADMRRDYTRDGLSEAQAPLEPFALFEQWFADAVKTEQLPVEPNAMTLATVDAEGRPHCRVLLLKGLDARGFTFFSNYDSAKGQHLAANPFAAMTFFWPSLERQVRIEGRVERVSAEECDAYFQVRPLGSRLGAWASPQSQVIADRAELEGLLAETEQRFLDRAPHCPPHWGGYRLLPERIEFWQGRSSRLHDRLNFRLQDAAWLRERLAP from the coding sequence ATGACTCAAACCCTGGCTGATATGCGTCGTGACTACACCCGCGACGGCTTGAGCGAGGCGCAAGCGCCGCTTGAGCCCTTTGCGCTGTTCGAGCAATGGTTTGCCGATGCAGTGAAGACCGAGCAGTTGCCGGTCGAGCCCAATGCCATGACCCTGGCGACCGTCGATGCTGAAGGGCGTCCGCATTGCCGGGTGTTGCTGCTGAAAGGGCTGGATGCGCGCGGCTTCACCTTCTTCAGCAACTACGACAGTGCCAAAGGCCAGCACCTGGCCGCCAATCCCTTTGCCGCCATGACCTTCTTCTGGCCCAGCCTGGAGCGGCAGGTGCGTATCGAGGGGCGCGTCGAGCGGGTTAGTGCCGAAGAGTGTGATGCCTACTTTCAGGTGCGTCCTCTGGGCAGCCGGCTGGGGGCCTGGGCTTCGCCGCAGAGCCAGGTGATTGCCGATCGTGCCGAGCTGGAAGGCCTGCTGGCAGAAACCGAGCAGCGTTTTCTCGATCGTGCGCCACATTGCCCGCCGCACTGGGGCGGTTATCGTCTACTGCCGGAGCGTATCGAGTTCTGGCAGGGGCGTTCCAGTCGCCTGCATGACCGCCTGAATTTTCGTTTGCAGGACGCCGCCTGGCTGCGTGAGCGCCTGGCGCCCTGA